One Thalassospira marina DNA window includes the following coding sequences:
- a CDS encoding malonate--CoA ligase, translated as MSENLLLEFIKRFPADRSRPFLVEYDGSEVSFASLLDRTGRYATVLAAKGVIKGDRVAVQVDKSSDVIALYLACLQLGAIHLPLNTAYTGDEIAYFLGDAAPRVFVCRPDRLETSRDLASKNDVAAVLTLGTNGDGTLNDEAATAAASTDIADVTRDDIAAILYTSGTTGRSKGAMLSHGNLTSNALTLHQAWGFRPDDVLLHALPLFHTHGLFVAVNIMLLNGGKIILLSKFDADDVIERLPKSTVLMGVPTFYTRLLAHSGFGRDVTSNMRLFVSGSAPLLAETHDQFFERTGHKILERYGMTETCMNTSNPLDGERRPGAVGPTLPGIEARVCDKDGNILPHGEIGVLEVRGPNVFKGYWQMPEKTASEFRADGFFITGDLATLGDDGYVTIVGRDKDLIISGGFNVYPKEVEEIIGDYDEVGEVAVFGLPHPDFGEAVAAVIVPSNAAGFDEQELIKRTQDKLAKFKVPKRIWKIDELPRNTMGKVQKAQLRNEYADTFTGGTK; from the coding sequence ATGTCAGAAAATCTGCTTTTAGAATTTATCAAACGGTTCCCGGCCGATCGTTCGCGCCCGTTCCTGGTTGAATATGATGGCTCAGAAGTCAGCTTTGCCAGCCTGCTGGACCGCACCGGCCGCTATGCCACCGTTCTTGCCGCCAAAGGCGTGATCAAGGGAGACCGCGTTGCCGTTCAGGTCGATAAATCATCCGATGTGATCGCGCTTTATCTGGCCTGCCTGCAACTGGGTGCCATCCATCTGCCGCTGAATACCGCCTATACCGGCGATGAAATTGCCTATTTCCTGGGTGATGCGGCACCGCGTGTTTTTGTTTGCCGCCCGGACCGCCTTGAAACATCCCGGGACCTGGCCAGCAAAAACGATGTTGCCGCCGTTCTGACCCTTGGCACCAATGGCGATGGCACCTTAAATGACGAGGCCGCCACCGCCGCCGCCAGCACCGATATTGCCGATGTCACCCGCGATGATATTGCAGCCATCCTTTATACATCGGGTACAACGGGCCGTTCAAAGGGGGCTATGCTTAGCCATGGCAACCTGACATCGAATGCCCTGACGCTGCATCAGGCGTGGGGTTTCCGCCCCGATGACGTGTTGCTGCATGCCCTGCCGCTGTTTCACACCCACGGGCTGTTTGTTGCGGTCAATATCATGCTGCTTAATGGCGGCAAGATCATCCTGCTATCCAAATTCGATGCTGATGACGTGATCGAACGTCTACCGAAATCAACCGTTCTGATGGGGGTTCCCACCTTCTATACCCGTCTTCTGGCGCATTCGGGTTTCGGGCGCGATGTTACATCAAACATGCGGCTGTTTGTTTCTGGCTCGGCACCGCTTCTGGCGGAAACGCACGACCAGTTCTTTGAACGGACCGGCCATAAGATCCTTGAACGTTATGGCATGACCGAAACCTGCATGAACACGTCCAACCCGCTGGATGGCGAACGCCGCCCCGGTGCCGTTGGCCCGACCCTGCCTGGCATTGAAGCCCGGGTGTGCGACAAGGATGGCAATATCCTGCCACATGGCGAAATTGGCGTTCTGGAAGTTCGCGGCCCCAATGTGTTCAAGGGTTACTGGCAGATGCCGGAAAAAACCGCATCCGAATTCCGCGCCGATGGGTTCTTTATTACCGGCGACCTCGCAACGCTGGGCGATGATGGATATGTCACCATCGTTGGCCGCGACAAGGATTTGATCATTTCAGGTGGCTTTAACGTCTATCCCAAGGAAGTCGAAGAAATCATCGGTGATTATGACGAAGTTGGCGAAGTTGCCGTCTTTGGCCTGCCGCACCCCGATTTTGGCGAGGCGGTTGCCGCGGTTATCGTCCCGTCAAATGCCGCCGGGTTTGATGAACAGGAACTGATCAAACGTACCCAGGACAAGCTGGCGAAATTCAAGGTGCCCAAACGCATCTGGAAAATTGATGAACTGCCGCGCAACACGATGGGCAAGGTCCAAAAGGCCCAATTGCGCAATGAATATGCCGATACCTTCACAGGCGGCACAAAATGA
- a CDS encoding exodeoxyribonuclease VII small subunit: MSDANPVIPEDIAKLSFEEALGQLENLVRQLEQGQVGLDDAIASYERGAALKRHCADKLRAAEERIEKITLGADGRPSATATEIE; the protein is encoded by the coding sequence ATGTCGGACGCAAATCCTGTAATACCCGAAGATATCGCCAAACTGAGCTTTGAGGAGGCCCTGGGCCAGCTTGAAAATCTGGTGCGGCAGCTTGAACAGGGGCAGGTGGGCCTTGATGACGCGATTGCATCCTATGAACGTGGGGCCGCGTTAAAGCGTCATTGCGCTGACAAATTGCGGGCTGCTGAAGAACGCATCGAAAAGATTACCCTGGGTGCCGATGGCCGCCCAAGCGCAACAGCTACCGAAATCGAATAA
- a CDS encoding TonB-dependent receptor, with amino-acid sequence MSLSAKCRSPFGLALLASASLLALSSVSVSAQETKTTQKSDDQTIELEPITIEGQAAQEAGDPTPPVYAGGQVATGGRAGILGNKDTLDTAINTSSYTEKLIKDQQADTIADVVDNDPGVVTSYSYGGSGDRYMIRGFVLDGDDVSLDGLYGTAPRQLVDVSMYDRVEVTKGASGFINGMSPGGSGIGGAINLVPKRATDTPITSLTTTYGMDSEVGTHLDVGRRFGKDNQFGIRANLKYSDGETAIDDEERETIAGALSFDYRGDDTRITIDSGHNEKNTDHGRTSITLNSALTAIPDAPSASHNFNADGTWADLQDDFVQGRVEHDFSENVMGYAAIGTRHMEESGIYSTSRIDGTDGTMSYSSSYIVREDTTNSAMGGARVKFDTLDISHELNVGASGMWSKSHQAWAFASGFARNSGNIYGETPSSYPALGAATGDLNDPGLRNTNDLTSYFLADTLSFLDDRVHFTAGVRRQSVTTRQFDLTSGARTINYSADEYTPMFGVVGNVTEQVSVYANYMESLSPGETAPSAGSDPTLTNPSEQLAPYTSEQYEIGVKADYGTIGGSIALFQIEKPSAYKNASNTFAADGEQRNRGLELQIFGEPVEGTRILGGVTLLDAQLTDTQNGTNNGNSPIAVPDYVAKLGVEYDLPFLHGATVNARVIHTASQYADAANTLEIPSWTRLDLGARYETELGNYPVTMRANVENVTNNDYWASANGGYLTMGAPLTAKLSLTVDF; translated from the coding sequence ATGTCACTTTCTGCGAAATGCCGCAGCCCGTTCGGGTTGGCTTTGCTGGCATCGGCAAGTCTGCTTGCACTTTCTTCGGTCAGTGTTTCTGCACAGGAAACCAAAACCACCCAGAAGTCCGATGACCAGACCATCGAACTTGAACCGATCACCATCGAAGGCCAGGCAGCGCAGGAAGCCGGCGATCCCACCCCACCCGTCTATGCGGGCGGCCAGGTTGCCACCGGCGGGCGTGCCGGTATTCTGGGGAACAAGGATACGCTTGATACGGCAATCAACACATCGTCCTATACCGAAAAACTGATCAAGGACCAGCAGGCCGATACCATTGCCGATGTGGTCGATAATGACCCCGGCGTTGTCACATCCTACAGCTATGGCGGGTCGGGCGACCGTTACATGATCCGCGGTTTTGTGCTTGATGGCGATGATGTTTCGCTTGATGGCCTGTATGGCACGGCACCGCGCCAGCTTGTCGATGTATCGATGTATGATCGTGTCGAAGTCACCAAGGGCGCATCGGGCTTTATCAACGGGATGTCACCGGGCGGCAGCGGCATTGGCGGGGCCATTAACCTGGTGCCCAAGCGCGCCACTGACACGCCAATTACCAGCCTGACCACGACCTATGGCATGGATAGCGAAGTTGGCACCCACCTTGATGTGGGCCGCCGTTTTGGCAAGGACAACCAGTTTGGCATCCGCGCCAATCTGAAATACAGCGACGGCGAAACAGCGATTGATGATGAAGAACGCGAAACCATCGCTGGTGCCCTGTCATTTGACTATCGCGGCGACGACACCCGCATCACCATCGATAGCGGCCATAACGAAAAAAACACCGATCATGGCCGCACCTCGATCACGCTGAACAGCGCACTGACTGCGATCCCCGATGCCCCGTCTGCATCCCATAATTTTAACGCCGATGGCACCTGGGCCGACCTGCAGGATGATTTTGTCCAGGGCCGCGTTGAACATGATTTCAGCGAAAATGTGATGGGCTATGCCGCCATTGGCACGCGCCATATGGAAGAATCCGGTATTTATTCCACCTCGCGGATTGATGGCACCGATGGCACCATGAGCTACAGCAGCTCCTATATCGTGCGTGAGGATACCACCAACAGTGCCATGGGCGGCGCACGGGTGAAATTCGATACACTCGATATTTCACACGAGCTTAATGTTGGCGCATCGGGCATGTGGAGCAAAAGCCACCAGGCTTGGGCCTTTGCCAGCGGTTTTGCTCGGAACAGCGGCAATATCTATGGCGAAACGCCGTCATCCTATCCGGCACTGGGGGCAGCCACCGGCGATCTGAACGATCCCGGCCTGCGTAACACCAACGACCTGACCAGCTATTTCCTTGCCGATACGCTTAGCTTCCTTGATGACCGCGTTCATTTTACCGCCGGAGTTCGTCGCCAGTCCGTCACCACACGGCAGTTCGACCTGACCAGTGGTGCGCGCACCATCAATTACAGCGCCGATGAATACACGCCGATGTTTGGTGTCGTCGGAAACGTGACCGAACAGGTCTCTGTCTATGCCAATTACATGGAATCACTTTCGCCGGGTGAAACGGCCCCCTCTGCCGGTTCGGACCCGACCCTGACCAACCCCAGCGAACAGCTTGCCCCCTACACGTCCGAACAATATGAAATCGGCGTCAAAGCCGATTACGGCACCATTGGCGGCAGCATCGCCCTGTTCCAGATCGAAAAGCCGTCGGCCTATAAAAATGCCAGCAACACATTTGCCGCCGATGGCGAACAGCGCAACCGTGGGCTGGAACTTCAGATATTTGGCGAGCCGGTTGAAGGCACACGTATTCTGGGCGGCGTCACCCTGCTGGATGCCCAGCTGACCGACACCCAAAACGGCACCAACAATGGCAACAGCCCCATCGCCGTGCCCGACTATGTTGCAAAACTGGGCGTGGAATATGATTTGCCGTTCCTTCACGGGGCGACGGTCAATGCCCGCGTCATCCACACGGCATCACAATATGCCGATGCCGCCAATACCCTTGAAATTCCGTCCTGGACGCGCCTTGACCTTGGCGCACGTTATGAAACCGAACTTGGCAATTATCCGGTTACCATGCGGGCCAATGTCGAAAACGTCACCAATAACGATTATTGGGCATCGGCCAATGGCGGGTATCTGACCATGGGCGCACCGCTGACGGCCAAACTTTCGCTGACGGTTGATTTCTGA
- a CDS encoding quinone oxidoreductase family protein → MSSLTARQVMIDEHGPAKNMAVKTIPLAEPGPNDVRVRQTAIGFNFIDVYQRSGAYRLSLPSPIGHEAAGVIEAVGSDVTDLKVGMRVAYMNAGLGAYTDMRNVSADKLVPLPDNVSDEQAAATIFKGMTAQYLLKHTCPVQPGDMVIVHAAAGGVGQILSGWAKALGAFVVGTAGSDEKCAIARAAGCDIAINYHSENWVEKLLEATEGRKARVVYDSVGKHTFLHSLDLTQPFGMVVLYGAASGPAPEIAPEILNKKGCLFLTRPSVFPHNADPERFRANAADLFDAIGRGFVKVQIGARFALEDAPAAHELAEGRSSSGAILLVP, encoded by the coding sequence ATGTCTTCGCTTACAGCCCGTCAGGTCATGATCGATGAACATGGCCCGGCCAAAAACATGGCCGTCAAAACCATTCCCCTGGCCGAACCCGGCCCGAACGACGTCCGCGTTCGTCAAACTGCCATTGGTTTTAACTTTATCGATGTCTATCAGCGCAGCGGTGCCTATCGGCTTTCCCTGCCCAGCCCGATTGGGCATGAAGCCGCCGGCGTGATTGAAGCCGTTGGCAGCGACGTTACCGACCTTAAGGTTGGCATGCGGGTGGCCTATATGAATGCGGGCCTTGGGGCCTATACCGATATGCGCAATGTCAGTGCGGACAAGCTGGTGCCCCTGCCTGACAATGTGTCGGACGAACAGGCCGCCGCCACGATTTTCAAGGGCATGACAGCGCAATATCTGCTGAAACATACCTGCCCGGTTCAGCCCGGCGACATGGTAATTGTGCATGCCGCTGCCGGTGGTGTTGGCCAGATCCTTTCGGGCTGGGCCAAGGCATTGGGCGCATTTGTGGTTGGCACGGCCGGATCGGATGAAAAATGCGCCATTGCACGCGCCGCAGGCTGCGATATTGCCATTAATTACCACAGCGAAAACTGGGTTGAAAAACTGCTGGAGGCAACCGAGGGCCGCAAAGCCCGCGTGGTTTATGATTCGGTTGGCAAACACACCTTCCTGCATTCGCTGGACCTGACGCAACCGTTTGGCATGGTGGTGCTTTATGGTGCGGCATCCGGCCCGGCACCCGAAATTGCCCCGGAAATCCTTAATAAAAAGGGTTGCCTGTTTTTAACCCGTCCGTCGGTTTTCCCGCATAATGCCGACCCTGAACGTTTCCGCGCCAATGCCGCCGACCTGTTTGATGCAATTGGCCGTGGCTTTGTCAAAGTCCAGATCGGTGCGCGCTTCGCCCTGGAAGACGCCCCGGCCGCCCACGAACTGGCTGAAGGCCGGTCTTCCAGCGGGGCGATCCTGCTGGTTCCCTGA
- the dxs gene encoding 1-deoxy-D-xylulose-5-phosphate synthase has product MTTSKTPLLDTVTIPSDLRKLQPAQLRQLADELRQETIDAVSVTGGHLGAGLGVVELTVAIHYLFDTPHDRVIWDVGHQCYPHKILTGRRDRIRTLRQGGGLSGFTKRSESEYDPFGAGHSSTSISAGLGMAVANQLSDDKRKNVIAVIGDGAMSAGMAYEAMNNAAATDQRLIVILNDNDMSIAPPVGSMSGYLSRLISGKSYQGLRNAAKGLTKHLPRQIEEAARKIEEYTRGMMTGGTLFEEMGFFYVGPIDGHNLDHLLPVLKNVRDADLDGPILIHAVTQKGKGYAPAEHAADKYHGVAKFDVVTGKQAKPTPNAPSYTKVYGETLVKLGQKDEKVTAITAAMPSGTGVNLFADAFPERSFDVGIAEQHAVTFAAGMACEGYKPFCTIYSTFLQRGYDQLVHDVVVQNLPVRFALDRAGLVGADGATHAGAYDLAYLGCLPNIVLMAPADEAELVHMTTTAWAIDDRPSAFRYPRGEGVGVELPAEGQVLEIGKGRVLREGSKIAILSYGTRLAESLSAAEDLAARGLSTTVADARFAKPLDGELIEKLARNHEVLITIEEGSIGGFGALVLQHMAGHGLLDLGLKVRTMTLPDTLLDHDKPEKQYAEAGLDAAAIVSTALAALGLDESKARA; this is encoded by the coding sequence ATGACCACCTCCAAGACCCCGCTGCTTGACACTGTTACGATCCCGTCAGACCTGCGCAAGTTGCAGCCAGCCCAATTGCGCCAGCTTGCCGATGAATTGCGACAGGAAACCATTGATGCCGTCTCGGTCACCGGGGGGCATCTGGGGGCTGGGCTGGGTGTGGTCGAATTGACCGTTGCCATCCATTACCTGTTTGATACCCCGCATGACCGGGTGATCTGGGATGTGGGGCACCAGTGCTATCCGCATAAAATTCTGACCGGGCGGCGCGACCGTATTCGCACCCTGCGTCAGGGTGGCGGTCTTTCCGGTTTTACCAAACGTTCGGAATCCGAATATGACCCGTTTGGTGCGGGCCATAGCTCAACCTCAATTTCGGCGGGTCTGGGCATGGCAGTTGCCAACCAGCTATCGGATGACAAACGCAAAAACGTGATTGCCGTGATCGGCGATGGTGCGATGAGTGCGGGTATGGCCTATGAAGCCATGAACAATGCTGCGGCCACCGATCAGCGCCTGATTGTGATTTTGAACGACAATGACATGTCGATTGCCCCGCCGGTAGGCTCCATGTCGGGGTATCTGTCCCGTCTGATTTCGGGCAAAAGTTACCAGGGCTTGCGCAATGCGGCCAAGGGCCTGACCAAACATCTGCCCCGCCAGATCGAGGAAGCCGCCCGCAAGATTGAAGAATATACCCGTGGCATGATGACCGGGGGCACCCTGTTTGAAGAAATGGGTTTCTTCTATGTCGGGCCGATTGACGGGCATAATCTGGATCATTTGCTGCCGGTTCTGAAAAATGTACGCGATGCCGACCTTGATGGTCCGATCCTGATCCACGCTGTGACGCAGAAGGGCAAGGGCTATGCCCCGGCGGAACATGCGGCGGACAAATATCATGGCGTTGCCAAGTTTGACGTGGTGACGGGCAAGCAGGCCAAGCCGACCCCCAATGCACCATCCTACACTAAGGTTTACGGTGAAACGCTGGTCAAGCTGGGCCAGAAGGATGAAAAGGTAACGGCGATTACCGCTGCCATGCCGTCAGGCACGGGGGTTAACCTGTTTGCTGATGCGTTCCCGGAACGCTCCTTTGATGTGGGGATTGCCGAACAGCATGCCGTAACCTTTGCTGCCGGTATGGCATGCGAAGGCTACAAACCGTTTTGCACCATTTATTCCACCTTCCTGCAGCGCGGTTATGACCAGCTGGTGCATGATGTGGTGGTCCAGAACCTGCCGGTGCGTTTCGCACTGGACCGGGCCGGTCTGGTGGGGGCGGATGGGGCAACCCATGCCGGGGCCTATGACCTGGCCTATCTGGGATGTTTGCCCAATATCGTGCTGATGGCCCCGGCGGATGAAGCCGAACTGGTCCATATGACCACCACGGCCTGGGCCATTGATGACCGCCCCAGCGCGTTTCGTTATCCGCGCGGCGAAGGTGTGGGTGTTGAACTGCCTGCCGAAGGCCAGGTTCTGGAAATTGGCAAGGGGCGCGTTTTGCGCGAAGGCAGCAAGATTGCCATTCTGTCTTACGGTACCCGCCTTGCTGAATCCCTTTCTGCGGCCGAGGATCTGGCTGCACGTGGCCTTTCAACCACGGTGGCCGATGCCCGCTTTGCCAAGCCGCTGGATGGCGAGCTGATTGAAAAGCTGGCACGCAACCACGAAGTGCTGATTACGATCGAAGAAGGGTCGATTGGCGGCTTTGGTGCGCTGGTATTGCAGCATATGGCAGGGCATGGCCTGCTGGATCTGGGCCTGAAGGTTCGGACCATGACTTTGCCTGATACGCTGCTTGATCATGACAAACCCGAAAAACAATATGCCGAAGCAGGGCTTGATGCTGCCGCAATTGTCAGCACCGCACTGGCAGCATTGGGCCTCGATGAAAGCAAGGCACGGGCCTGA
- a CDS encoding zinc-dependent alcohol dehydrogenase family protein, whose amino-acid sequence MNNSALWYRQFGEPVDVLSLKSAPLAPLEQGLVRVEMMAAPINPSDLIPITGAYRHRISPPLVAGYEGLGTIAEIPTGSTCPFGLGQRVLPLRANGTWQNFVDADPAWMVPVPDDIDDEIALRGYINPLAAWLMLDLWPVKDKNVVITAAGSSCAGLLMQWALAQGAASVCGIYRSPSRKAGITALGADAIDMASEAALTNAAGKADLVFDAVGGDLARHLLAHMPAGSILVSYGLLSGQLFALPENAQARIQRFHIRDRLETVSAQKWQDWFTNLWPLLRDATLPPIAVFDLADWKDAITYFNQPGRLEKPVLQF is encoded by the coding sequence ATGAATAATTCGGCCCTTTGGTATCGGCAATTTGGCGAGCCGGTGGATGTTCTATCCCTTAAATCCGCACCACTGGCCCCGCTGGAACAGGGGTTGGTCCGGGTCGAAATGATGGCGGCACCCATTAACCCGTCTGACCTGATCCCGATTACCGGCGCCTATCGCCACCGTATTTCCCCACCGCTTGTTGCCGGGTATGAAGGGCTGGGCACGATTGCCGAAATCCCGACCGGCAGCACCTGCCCCTTTGGCCTGGGGCAACGTGTATTACCGCTTCGCGCCAATGGCACCTGGCAAAATTTTGTCGATGCGGACCCGGCCTGGATGGTGCCTGTCCCCGATGACATTGACGATGAAATTGCCCTGCGCGGCTATATCAACCCGCTTGCCGCCTGGCTGATGCTTGATCTTTGGCCGGTGAAGGACAAAAACGTCGTGATCACGGCAGCGGGATCATCCTGCGCCGGGTTGCTGATGCAGTGGGCACTGGCACAGGGTGCGGCATCGGTGTGCGGTATTTATCGCAGCCCGTCGCGCAAGGCCGGTATTACCGCCCTTGGTGCCGATGCCATTGATATGGCCAGCGAAGCCGCACTTACCAACGCTGCGGGCAAAGCCGATCTTGTATTTGATGCCGTTGGTGGTGATCTTGCCCGCCATTTACTGGCCCACATGCCCGCCGGAAGCATCCTGGTATCCTATGGCCTGTTATCGGGGCAGCTATTTGCCCTGCCGGAAAATGCCCAGGCCCGCATTCAGCGTTTTCATATCCGTGACCGGCTTGAAACCGTTTCGGCGCAAAAATGGCAGGACTGGTTCACAAACCTTTGGCCGCTGCTGCGTGACGCAACCCTGCCGCCCATCGCCGTTTTTGACCTGGCAGACTGGAAAGATGCCATTACCTATTTCAATCAGCCGGGGCGTTTGGAAAAACCGGTGCTGCAATTCTGA
- a CDS encoding polyprenyl synthetase family protein, whose protein sequence is MLDKILPRPDGQIEERLFEAMRYSTMGEGKRLRPFLVMASSGLFKVSRTSALRVAAAIEMVHTYSLIHDDLPAMDNDDLRRGKPSCHKQFDEATAILAGDALLTQAFEVLADEETHPDPRVCTQLVRAMARAAGPYGMVGGQMIDLAGEGKSLSETQVTHLHLLKTGRMFAFACEAGAILGKAPTSMRMGLRAYAHDMGLAFQIKDDLLDVEASSDDLGKTAGKDAEQEKSTYVKLLGLEQAREQAQMLCDQAIHHLDAFDGEAEPLRAVARFVIDRKR, encoded by the coding sequence ATGCTTGACAAGATCCTGCCCCGTCCCGATGGACAGATTGAAGAACGCCTGTTTGAAGCCATGCGGTATTCCACCATGGGCGAAGGCAAACGGCTGCGCCCGTTTCTGGTGATGGCATCGTCCGGGCTGTTTAAAGTTTCGCGGACATCGGCATTGCGCGTGGCCGCCGCGATTGAAATGGTCCATACCTATTCGCTGATCCATGATGATCTGCCTGCCATGGATAATGACGATTTGCGTCGCGGCAAGCCGAGCTGCCACAAGCAGTTTGACGAGGCAACCGCCATACTGGCCGGTGATGCCCTGCTGACCCAGGCATTTGAAGTGCTGGCTGATGAAGAAACCCACCCTGATCCGCGTGTCTGCACCCAGCTTGTGCGTGCCATGGCGCGCGCGGCAGGCCCTTACGGCATGGTGGGCGGACAGATGATTGATCTGGCCGGCGAAGGGAAAAGCCTGAGCGAAACACAGGTAACGCATTTGCACCTGCTGAAAACCGGGCGCATGTTTGCCTTTGCCTGCGAAGCCGGGGCGATTTTGGGCAAAGCCCCCACCAGCATGCGTATGGGGCTTCGGGCCTATGCCCATGACATGGGCCTTGCCTTCCAGATCAAGGATGACCTGCTCGATGTGGAAGCCAGCAGCGATGATTTGGGCAAAACCGCAGGCAAGGATGCCGAGCAGGAAAAATCCACCTATGTAAAGCTTTTGGGCCTGGAACAGGCGCGCGAGCAGGCACAGATGCTGTGTGATCAGGCCATTCATCATCTTGATGCGTTTGATGGCGAGGCAGAACCGCTTCGTGCCGTTGCCCGCTTTGTGATTGATCGCAAACGTTAA
- a CDS encoding glucose 1-dehydrogenase translates to MTDTHHPRVAFVTGGAQGLGLGISRHLLDAGWKVMMFDLDEEAGREAMDALDEDLREKCLFFAGDVASEKDIAIAVQRTIDRFGRIDGLVNNAGIANPHNGSFEHLDWDDWQRVINVNLGGVFLAAKHATQHLRKSRGAIVNISSTRAFQSEADSEAYAATKGGIVALTHAMAVSLAGAVRVNAIAPGWIEVGDWKKSSRRTTPAHSEQDKNQHPAGRVGIPADIANAVAFLLDGEKSGFITGETLRIDGGMTHKMIYQD, encoded by the coding sequence ATGACCGACACACATCACCCCCGCGTTGCCTTTGTAACCGGTGGCGCACAGGGCCTGGGGCTTGGCATCAGTCGCCATCTTCTTGATGCGGGCTGGAAGGTGATGATGTTCGATCTGGATGAAGAAGCCGGGCGCGAGGCGATGGACGCCCTTGATGAAGACTTGCGCGAAAAGTGCCTGTTTTTTGCCGGTGACGTTGCCAGTGAAAAGGATATCGCCATCGCCGTTCAGCGCACCATTGACCGCTTTGGTCGCATTGACGGGTTGGTTAACAATGCCGGTATCGCCAATCCCCATAACGGGTCATTTGAACATCTGGACTGGGATGACTGGCAGCGCGTGATCAATGTCAATCTGGGGGGGGTGTTTCTGGCGGCCAAACATGCGACCCAGCATTTGCGCAAAAGCCGCGGGGCGATTGTGAATATATCCTCGACCCGCGCCTTTCAGTCCGAAGCAGATAGCGAAGCCTATGCCGCGACCAAAGGCGGTATTGTTGCCCTGACCCATGCGATGGCTGTCAGCCTTGCAGGCGCGGTGCGCGTTAATGCCATTGCACCGGGCTGGATCGAGGTTGGCGATTGGAAAAAATCATCCCGGCGCACAACACCCGCCCATAGCGAACAGGATAAAAACCAGCACCCCGCCGGGCGTGTGGGTATCCCGGCGGACATTGCCAATGCGGTTGCCTTTTTGCTTGATGGGGAAAAGTCCGGCTTTATCACCGGCGAGACGCTGCGCATTGATGGCGGCATGACCCATAAAATGATCTATCAGGACTGA
- a CDS encoding alpha/beta hydrolase family protein produces the protein MPDTQDKPAYSAGFRDRIFDKDPFPLALWYPAVGEETPVRHMGVASKVARNAEFALGGPFPLVIISHGSEGHRFVHFWLAEHLARRGYIVAAPQHEGDNYIDAGDARSLTIIERRPFEVSQALDLILAREDIAPHIDQGRITALGHSAGGATVLKLAGWQFDAGEWQRYCEINHESDRVICEFVPGDHDLNRLAGSHGAPIVPARDGRISAIIAIAPAFGVAATPAGFEGVDIPMLVIEADTDEVLLHDVNAARFRELLRGRARFVRVKGAGHYSFLPPCTEYIAQNFPHLCRDFGRERHQIHDSVKQLVAHFLDRVHAG, from the coding sequence ATGCCCGATACACAGGATAAGCCCGCCTATAGTGCAGGTTTTCGCGACCGGATTTTTGACAAGGATCCGTTCCCGCTGGCTTTGTGGTACCCGGCTGTGGGCGAGGAAACACCCGTTCGCCATATGGGGGTTGCCAGCAAGGTCGCCCGCAATGCCGAATTTGCGCTAGGTGGGCCGTTTCCGCTGGTGATCATTTCGCATGGTTCGGAAGGGCACCGTTTTGTGCATTTCTGGCTGGCGGAACATCTGGCGCGACGCGGCTATATTGTTGCCGCCCCCCAGCATGAAGGCGACAATTACATTGATGCCGGTGATGCTCGGTCGCTGACCATTATCGAACGGCGCCCGTTCGAGGTAAGCCAGGCGCTGGATTTGATTTTGGCGCGCGAGGATATCGCCCCGCATATCGATCAAGGCCGCATTACCGCCCTTGGCCATTCGGCTGGTGGGGCAACGGTTTTGAAACTGGCAGGCTGGCAGTTTGATGCCGGGGAATGGCAGCGTTATTGCGAGATCAACCACGAATCTGATCGCGTGATTTGCGAATTTGTACCTGGCGACCATGATTTGAACCGCCTGGCTGGCAGCCACGGTGCCCCGATTGTACCGGCACGCGATGGGCGGATATCGGCCATCATTGCCATTGCACCGGCCTTTGGTGTGGCGGCAACCCCGGCGGGGTTTGAAGGTGTGGATATTCCCATGCTGGTGATCGAGGCGGATACTGATGAAGTGTTGCTGCATGATGTTAACGCTGCCCGCTTTCGCGAATTATTGCGCGGCAGGGCCCGTTTTGTGCGGGTAAAGGGGGCCGGGCATTATTCGTTTTTGCCGCCCTGTACGGAATATATTGCGCAAAATTTTCCGCATTTGTGCCGGGATTTTGGCCGGGAAAGACACCAGATCCATGACAGCGTAAAGCAGCTTGTTGCGCACTTTTTGGATCGTGTTCACGCGGGCTGA